GAAAATGGCTTAAATACGTCAGCTCAAAAGGAGACATGTACGGCATGCGTTCTGATTCTTCAGCAAACCTCTCCATTTCAAGCTGGCGTGTTTCCCATCTCTGCATTAAATACTGAAAGGAATGGTCTACCACTTCTGGCGAGAAATCCTGTTCTTTCAGGGTCAGATAATGAATTTTTCCGATCTCATCGATCATCACTTCTTCCCGCGTCTGGCCGAGCCGTTCACCGCCTGCAAACCACGGCATGAGATAGTACGTTTTGTTTCCATGCTGTACGGTATAATCACCGTATTTAGTTGGATAGAGCGGCACCACCTGATGATAGCCGATTTCCGACAATCGGTGAACGACATGGGTAAACCAGTTCGATTCTTCTTCGTTTAAACTCGTTTCCTTTAAAGCAAACGTGCCTCTTCTTGATATCACTTTTTTCACTTTGCCGAACGCTTCGATTTTCTCTGGATAAAGATCGTACTGAAATAAAACCGGACCATAATTGACGTTTTCACTTGAATGGCTCACAAAGCCACCCTCTTTCGTTTATCGTCCATCCAGTCAGTAAAACAGTGAAGCAGGATTCTGTTAAAATCCCAATCCTGTTCAAAAGATTCAACGCAAGCAACAATGTGTGAAAGCTCTTTATCCTTTAACTGATCCACACAATCCTGAAGTTCCCATGGTGTCAAGATTTCTGCCAGAAGCAAATATCCCTGTTCCCGTTCCAAAGAGAAATGTTCATTGATGCAGGTTAATAATTTCCGCAGTGAGTAGGGCCCGCATTCCTTTAGCCACTCGGTCAAAAAATTGCGCAGCGGGCGATAACCCTGTTCAGGATAACCATTGCTTCCCCGGTAAAATAAAATATTAAAAATCTGTGCTCCATTGCTTATGTGTGTATCAGAATCAAGGAGCGGAAGCGGCACATTAGAGGATGCCTGCTTGAGTTCCATGGCAAGGTTCAGTCTTTTATTTGCTTCAGGCAAAGAATTTCTGACACTGACAAGTTCATTGTAATCCTTGCTTAGTTTGTGGATCGCCGCCAGGCAGGCGTCAAAGGAATAGTGATCAGCATGGGTAATGGAACCAAACCCTTTTTGCAGATCTAGGCCCGCTTGAAGCATGTTGCCCAAGAGAAGGCCCCACCTTTTTTCATGGCCTCCCCTTTCATGCCGGCCTTCTACATAATCATGCAGGGTGAGGTACCTGCCTTCCAGCTCAACCCATGGATTTCCATCTGCCGTCCTGATCATTCGGTCT
This genomic stretch from Fictibacillus marinisediminis harbors:
- the ysxE gene encoding spore coat protein YsxE, whose product is MSHSSENVNYGPVLFQYDLYPEKIEAFGKVKKVISRRGTFALKETSLNEEESNWFTHVVHRLSEIGYHQVVPLYPTKYGDYTVQHGNKTYYLMPWFAGGERLGQTREEVMIDEIGKIHYLTLKEQDFSPEVVDHSFQYLMQRWETRQLEMERFAEESERMPYMSPFELTYLSHFHHMMKMAEEAKRRLKDWYDACHAEKRYRSALCHGKLSRNHLLFSHHGEPHLLNFEKAVLDTPVRDLAIFFRKAVHHSNWTREEGGRLLSLYQRHIPLLEEEKSLLVSYMSYPEPIFNSVDLYRHKRERFSQIEFVHRLEKRISAMRHIRDFCDLILTPPPPEPLDMNENTDHI